A section of the Pochonia chlamydosporia 170 chromosome 2, whole genome shotgun sequence genome encodes:
- a CDS encoding arsenical pump-driving ATPase (similar to Aspergillus terreus NIH2624 XP_001213848.1), producing the protein MSSAIISADDALEPTLQSLLDQRSLRWIFVGGKGGVGKTTTSCSLAIQLAKVRRSVLLISTDPAHNLSDAFSQKFGKEARLVNGFDNLSAMEIDPNGSMQDLLAGQGEEDMNAMGGGIGGMMQDLAFAIPGIDEAMSFAEVLKQVKSLSYETIIFDTAPTGHTLRFLQFPSVLEKALAKVSQLSSQYGPLLNGVLGSGGALPNGQNLNDMMEKLESLRETISEVNTQFKDPDLTTFVCVCIAEFLSLYETERMIQELSSYGIDTHCIVVNQLLFPKKASECEQCNARRKMQKKYLDQYEELYAEDFNVVKMPLLVEEVRGKEKLEKFSELLITPYVPPE; encoded by the exons ATGTCGTCAGCCATCATCTCCGCCGACGATGCTCTCGAGCCCACGCTCCAGTCTCTCCTGGACCAGCGCTCCCTGCGCTGGATCTTCGTCGGCGGCAAAGGTGGTGTCGGCAAgaccaccacctcctgcTCCCTGGCCATCCAGCTCGCCAAGGTCCGCCGCTCTGTGCTCCTCATTTCCACCGACCCAGCGCACAACCTCTCCGATGCGTTCTCCCAAAAGTTCGGCAAGGAGGCCCGTCTGGTGAATGGCTTCGACAACCTCAGCGCCATGGAAATCGATCCCAACGGCAGCATGCAGGACCTGCTGGCCGGCCAGGGAGAAGAGGACATGAACGCCATGGGAGGTGGCATCGGCGGCATGATGCAGGACCTGGCATTTGCT ATCCCCGGTATCGACGAGGCCATGTCCTTTGCCGAAGTCCtcaagcaagtcaagtcgCTCTCCTACGAAACCATCATCTTCGACACCGCTCCCACCGGCCACACCCTCCGATTCCTGCAATTCCCCTCCGTCCTCGAAAAGGCCCTCGCAAAGGTCTCCCAGCTCTCTTCACAGTACGGACCCCTACTGAATGGTGTTCTCGGCTCGGGAGGCGCCCTCCCCAACGGTCAGAACCTCAACgacatgatggagaagctcgaGTCGCTCCGCGAAACAATCTCCGAGGTGAACACACAGTTTAAGGACCCGGACCTCACGACATTTGTGTGCGTTTGCATCGCCGAGTTCCTGAGTCTTTACGAGACGGAACGCATGATTCAGGAGCTGTCGAGCTATGGCATTGACACGCACTGCATTGTGGTGAATCAGCTGCTGTTTCCGAAGAAGGCGAGCGAGTGTGAGCAGTGTAAtgcgaggaggaagatgcaGAAGAAGTATCTGGATCAGTATGAGGAGTTGTATGCTGAGGACTTCAACGTTGTCAAGATGCctttgttggtggaggaggtgagggggaaggagaagctggagaagtttAGCGAGTTGCTGATTACGCCTTATGTGCCTCCTGAGTAA